Proteins encoded within one genomic window of Diceros bicornis minor isolate mBicDic1 chromosome X, mDicBic1.mat.cur, whole genome shotgun sequence:
- the LOC131400627 gene encoding LOW QUALITY PROTEIN: melanoma-associated antigen 11-like (The sequence of the model RefSeq protein was modified relative to this genomic sequence to represent the inferred CDS: substituted 1 base at 1 genomic stop codon), whose translation MAAAPWSQSQGHGFSSQDEEGPRASEDPVDAESSLQDALHLKIVDLMGFLLLKYCTKEPTTKAEMLNLVIRDYQDHFPVIFSQASECMQLVFGIDAKEVDPSDHSYVLVTTLGLTHDGMLSGEQSMPKIGLLVLLLGVILLEGNCAPEEDVWETLSVMGVCAGMEHFIYGEPRELLTEVWVQEQYVQYRQVPHSDPGHXKFLWGPRAHAETSKMKVLEYLHRVRSRDPGSILYLSEEAVRDEEEGA comes from the coding sequence ATGGCAGCCGCTCCATGGAGCCAATCCCAAGGCCATGGCTTCAGCAGCCAAGATGAGGAGGGACCAAGAGCCTCGGAGGACCCGGTAGACGCTGAGTCCTCACTCCAAGATGCACTACATTTGAAGATAGTTGACCTGATGGGGTTCCTGCTCCTCAAGTATTGCACAAAGGAGCCGACCACAAAGGCAGAAATGCTGAATCTGGTCATCAGAGATTACCAGGACCACTTCCCTGTGATCTTCAGCCAAGCCTCTGAGTGCATGCAGCTGGTCTTTGGCATTGATGCGAAGGAAGTGGACCCCAGCGACCACTCCTACGTCCTGGTCACCACCCTGGGCCTCACCCATGATGGGATGCTGAGTGGTGAGCAGAGCATGCCCAAGATTGGCCTCCTGGTGCTGCTCCTGGGCGTGATCCTCCTGGAGGGCAACTGTGCCCCTGAGGAGGATGTCTGGGAAACGCTGAGTGTCATGGGGGTGTGTGCCGGCATGGAGCACTTCATCTACGGGGAGCCCAGGGAGCTCCTCACCGAAGTTTGGGTGCAGGAACAGTATGTGCAGTACCGCCAGGTGCCTCACAGCGATCCTGGACACTAGAAGTTCCTGTGGGGTCCCAGGGCCCACGCTGAAACCAGCAAGATGAAAGTCCTGGAGTATTTGCACAGGGTCCGTAGCAGGGATCCCGGTTCCATCCTCTACCTGTCTGAAGAGGCTGTGAGGGATGAGGAAGAAGGGGCCTGA